Proteins co-encoded in one Lasioglossum baleicum chromosome 3, iyLasBale1, whole genome shotgun sequence genomic window:
- the LOC143221792 gene encoding uncharacterized protein LOC143221792, translating to MNESTQAISFANCYFSLVDGLASGFEDHLAEDVLLDWFGKTIRGRKNVAAFMEAYKVTSRHIFKTIVPSSDIGYKKKSTKRKNDFDKNDQSPDVSTIEEAKCVKKETFPEADTFMATDVIVDHNQNEINQKKIAVAIEDDYDMSYYLNEGDLSNLFKLEILSTNIEEIEQSINRIKLEEEMSSTIKVIKRECGQEDGSVIVESGTVKYVEADGEITFSRKAWKRDGWISYSSAVTRVHKWRRPCKLQIAYSTVTERPALEKPPKNSAAYLSQPKARLLSLEEINELSNRLVPNKNDFNGFLKEFDFFKDREGFLNSLETELMTKDSLTPSIIPGYVKNKLVFNKRYDVNDKNDRDKRQFVCNYQIHLIIYESVDKSRENLRELEDKKSEKSEEKEILETVDGDKVILVDILCENANRSRVNHLQVFKDEGTSQEGNFRN from the exons ATGAACGAGAGCACGCAAGCAATCTCTTTCGCGAATTGCTACTTCTCGCTAGTCGATGGCCTCGCTTCTGGTTTCGAGGACCATCTGGCCGAGGACGTGCTCCTGGATTGGTTTGGTAAAACAATCAGGGGCAGGAAGAATGTGGCTGCCTTCATGGAGGCGTACAAGGTCACCAGCAGGCACATATTTAAAACTATAGTGCCTAGTTCTGACATCGGTTACAAAAAAAAGTCGACGAAACG GAAAAATGACTTTGATAAGAATGACCAGTCCCCGGATGTTTCTACGATCGAAGAAGCGAAGTGCGTAAAAAAAGAAACGTTCCCGGAAGCAGACACGTTTATGGCCACCGACGTAATCGTAGATCACAATCAGAACGAGATCAATCAAAAGAAAATCGCCGTGGCGATAGAGGACGACTACGACATGTCTTACTATTTGAACGAGGGTGATCTCAGCAATCTTTTCAAGCTGGAGATATTGTCGACCAACATAGAGGAGATCGAGCAGAGCATTAATAGGATAAAATTGGAAGAGGAAATGTCGTCAACTATCAAAGTTATCAAGAGAGAGTGCGGCCAAGAAGATGGGTCTGTTATTGTCGAGTCTGGCACTGTGAAGTACGTTGAAGCTGACGGCGAGATTACGTTCTCGAGGAAAGCTTGGAAACGAG ATGGTTGGATCAGCTACTCCTCAGCCGTAACCAGGGTTCACAAATGGAGACGACCATGCAAACTACAAATCGCGTACTCCACAGTAACAGAGCGTCCAGCGTTAGAGAAACCGCCCAAAAATTCTGCGGCATATCTCAGCCAACCGAAAGCCAGATTGCTCAGTTTAGAAGAGATCAATGAACTGAGTAACAGATTGGTACCGAATAAGAACGATTTCAATGGTTTCCTGAAGGAGTTCGACTTCTTCAAGGACCGCGAGGGTTTCCTGAATAGTCTGGAGACAGAGTTGATGACTAAAGATTCTCTAACTCCTTCTATCATTCCCGGGTACGTGAAGAACAAGCTTGTGTTCAATAAACGTTACGATGTGAATGACAAGAACGATCGGGACAAGAGGCAGTTTGTTTGCAATTATCAGATTCATCTTATTATTTACGAGAGCGTTGACAAGAGTAGAGAAAACCTTCGGGAGCTTGAAgataaaaaatcggaaaagtcggaagagaaagaaattttggaAACGGTGGATGGAGACAAGGtgatattagtagacattttatgcGAAAATGCGAACAGGAGCAGAGTAAACCATCTTCAGGTATTCAAAGACGAAGGAACTAGTCAAGAAGGAAACTTTAGAAACTAA
- the LOC143221794 gene encoding uncharacterized protein LOC143221794 → MSDSSNERTSKRFKPTIESTIEDCASTIRDIADSVESISNRYRNLLKVNKAVVMYCLEVENREKKSSMGEIESTLQKTTLEESQ, encoded by the exons ATGAGTGATAGTTCGAACGAGAGGACATCTAAACGGTTTAAACCTACGATAGAATCGACTATCGAGGACTGTGCGTCTACTATTA GAGACATAGCAGACTCGGTAGAATCCATAAGCAACAGATACAGGAATTTGTTAAAAGTTAACAAGGCTGTAGTCATGTATTGTCTGGAagttgaaaatcgtgaaaaaaaaTCAAGTATGGGAGAAATAGAGTCTACCTTACAGAAGACCACCTTGGAGGAATCTCAATGA
- the Pvf1 gene encoding PDGF- and VEGF-related factor 1 isoform X2, with protein sequence MINDMDSIDQFMEHVQGAPDAQTFVSRAGIGLAGRIGDVDGQERSKANLPAPAKCIPALQPVSLKIDDDPSTLYFPSCTRINRCGGCCTHGRLSCQPVASVVRNFEVMVVSVRGVTEMSYKEKRIVPLEEHTKCKCDCTIKKEHCTEKQSYVQPECRCRCNNVDEEEKCRRNDTKIWNPDLCVCLCRDEQQCSTGFYFDQNTCRCKQVPLSKSWFQPTRGTGYTFSRTQKPDTPPPVIVSLDATDPRRKPKDDPEY encoded by the exons ATGATCAATGACATGGATTCAATAGACCAGTTCATGGAACATGTGCAAGGTGCACCCGATGCACAGACGTTTGTTTCCA GAGCAGGTATAGGTCTTGCAGGTAGAATAGGAGACGTTGATGGCCAAGAACGATCGAAAGCCAATCTACCAGCCCCTGCAAAGTGCATACCCGCGTTGCAACCGGTCTCCCTGAAGATCGATGATGATCCATCCACCCTCTACTTCCCCTCGTGCACACGGATCAACAGATGCGGGGGATGCTGCACCCATGGGAGGCTCTCATGTCAACCGGTAGCATCCGTCGTTCGAAACTTCGAG GTGATGGTCGTCTCCGTGCGTGGTGTCACGGAAATGTCGTACAAGGAAAAACGCATCGTGCCACTCGAGGAACATACGAAATGCAAGTGCGACTGCACAATCAAAAAAGAG CACTGCACCGAAAAACAGTCGTACGTGCAACCAGAATGCAGATGCAGGTGCAACAACGTTGACGAGGAGGAGAAGTGTCGCAGAAATGACACCAAAATCTGGAACCCAGATCTTTGTGTTTGTCTGTGCAGGGATGAGCAACAATGTTCTACCGGGTTCTACTTTGATCAGAACACGTGCAG ATGTAAGCAAGTTCCATTATCCAAATCATGGTTCCAACCGACAAGAGGTACAGGCTATACATTTAGTAGGACACAAAAGCCAGATACACCACCACCAGTTATAGTGTCGCTAGATGCTACAGATCCTAGAAGAAAGCCCAAAGATGACCCAGAATACTAA
- the Pvf1 gene encoding PDGF- and VEGF-related factor 1 isoform X1, with protein MSLWKPSALLIGVILVIAAVGLTLAQIDDKFLFPDQTDESSALSKELELAQMINDMDSIDQFMEHVQGAPDAQTFVSRAGIGLAGRIGDVDGQERSKANLPAPAKCIPALQPVSLKIDDDPSTLYFPSCTRINRCGGCCTHGRLSCQPVASVVRNFEVMVVSVRGVTEMSYKEKRIVPLEEHTKCKCDCTIKKEHCTEKQSYVQPECRCRCNNVDEEEKCRRNDTKIWNPDLCVCLCRDEQQCSTGFYFDQNTCRCKQVPLSKSWFQPTRGTGYTFSRTQKPDTPPPVIVSLDATDPRRKPKDDPEY; from the exons ATGTCGCTGTGGAAACCGAGCGCGTTGCTGATCGGCGTTATCTTGGTGATTGCAGCTGTTGGGTTGACATTAGCGCAAATTGACGACAAATTCCTGTTCCCCGATCAAACCGATGAAAGCTCCGCGCTAtcg AAAGAACTGGAACTTGCGCAGATGATCAATGACATGGATTCAATAGACCAGTTCATGGAACATGTGCAAGGTGCACCCGATGCACAGACGTTTGTTTCCA GAGCAGGTATAGGTCTTGCAGGTAGAATAGGAGACGTTGATGGCCAAGAACGATCGAAAGCCAATCTACCAGCCCCTGCAAAGTGCATACCCGCGTTGCAACCGGTCTCCCTGAAGATCGATGATGATCCATCCACCCTCTACTTCCCCTCGTGCACACGGATCAACAGATGCGGGGGATGCTGCACCCATGGGAGGCTCTCATGTCAACCGGTAGCATCCGTCGTTCGAAACTTCGAG GTGATGGTCGTCTCCGTGCGTGGTGTCACGGAAATGTCGTACAAGGAAAAACGCATCGTGCCACTCGAGGAACATACGAAATGCAAGTGCGACTGCACAATCAAAAAAGAG CACTGCACCGAAAAACAGTCGTACGTGCAACCAGAATGCAGATGCAGGTGCAACAACGTTGACGAGGAGGAGAAGTGTCGCAGAAATGACACCAAAATCTGGAACCCAGATCTTTGTGTTTGTCTGTGCAGGGATGAGCAACAATGTTCTACCGGGTTCTACTTTGATCAGAACACGTGCAG ATGTAAGCAAGTTCCATTATCCAAATCATGGTTCCAACCGACAAGAGGTACAGGCTATACATTTAGTAGGACACAAAAGCCAGATACACCACCACCAGTTATAGTGTCGCTAGATGCTACAGATCCTAGAAGAAAGCCCAAAGATGACCCAGAATACTAA